Proteins encoded by one window of Aspergillus puulaauensis MK2 DNA, chromosome 4, nearly complete sequence:
- a CDS encoding lytic polysaccharide monooxygenase auxiliary activity family 9 protein (CAZy:AA9;~COG:G;~EggNog:ENOG410PNFI;~InterPro:IPR005103;~PFAM:PF03443;~SECRETED:SignalP(1-21)), whose translation MAMSKIATIAGLLASASLVAGHGYVTGMTIDGEEYGGWLADSYYYEDSPPDNYGWSTTVTDNGFVEPSAFGTDDVICHKGATPGALSAPVTAGGSIDVTWNTWPESHKGPIINYLAKCAGDCSAADKTSLEWVKIQQDAIVDASTNTWTTDELIENAFTATVNIPASIAPGNYVLRHEIIALHSATQENGAQSYPQCLNLVISGDGSDSPSGTAGTSLYTASDEGIVFDVYSNPTSYPFPGPELYSGSS comes from the exons ATGGCCATGTCAAAGATCGCCACTATTGCTGGGCTTCTCGCCTCTGCTAGCCTCGTTGCTGGTCACGGCTATGTCACTGGGATGACCATTGATGGAGAGGA ATACGGTGGATGGCTCGCCGATAGCTACTACTACGAGGACAGCCCACCAGACAACTACGGCTGGTCGACCACCGTCACCGACAACGGCTTTGTCGAACCCAGCGCCTTCGGCACTGACGACGTCATCTGCCACAAGGGCGCTACGCCCGGTGCCCTTTCTGCCCCCGTAACAGCCGGTGGCAGCATCGACGTTACCTGGAACACCTGGCCCGAGAGTCACAAGGGTCCC ATCATCAACTACCTCGCTAAGTGCGCCGGTGACTGCTCCGCCGCCGACAAGACCTCCCTCGAATGGGTCAAGATCCAACAAGACGCGATCGTCGATGCCTCTACCAACACCTGGACCACGGACGAGCTCATCGAGAACGCCTTCACGGCGACCGTCAACATCCCCGCCTCCATTGCCCCCGGCAACTACGTTCTCCGCCACGAGATCATCGCCCTCCACTCTGCTACCCAGGAGAACGGCGCCCAGAGCTACCCCCAGTGTCTCAACCTTGTCATCAGTGGTGACGGCTCTGACAGCCCCTCTGGTACCGCTGGTACCAGCCTTTACACGGCTAGTGATGAGGGTATTGTCTTCGACGTCTACTCAAACCCTACCTCTTACCCCTTCCCTGGTCCTGAGCTTTACAGCGGAAGCTCGTAG